The genomic segment AACCAGGCAGACCACCGGCAAACGCAGAAACTGCGACAGGTTTCCCGATATACCTCGGCCGCCCTCCCTATAATGCTGTTACAACAACTTACAAAAAGCCTGACACCCGGCACCGGATGCGCCAGGCCAACGCGAAGGGATTGTACGACACACTATGAGATTCGTTCACCTCACCCGCCTGCTCTTACCTTTTTCCGCTGCGTTTGTTCTGGCAGGTTGCCTGGACAGCGGTGGCAGTTCCGGCTCAGACGACACCAGTACCGGGCGTGTGCACTTTCTGGGGGTTAGTGGTCTCGATTACCAAACCGCCAGCCAGACCGGCACAACCGATGATCAGGGCCGGTTCCGCTACTATCCCGGCGAAACCCTGTCGTTCAACGTTGGCAATCTGCCCATTGTCTCTGACGTTCCGGCACGGGAATACGTAACCTTTCTCGAATTTCTGCCAGAGACCCGGGACGCCCTCAACACCCCCGGCGTAAATGACGAGGAACTTCGGGATCACACCATCAGCGAACAACAGCAGCTCAACAACATCACCCTGCTGAACATGACGCGGTTTCTGATGGCCCTGAACTGGACAGAGAATGTACCTGAAGGCTCAGGCATTGATATACGCACAAGAGTCGTCGACCAGTTAAACGCCGCCCTGGACAACCCGGACCTGCCCAAGGCCCTGAATTTTAACGTCAACCAGGCGGAGTTCACCGCAGAAGACTCACCCGCCAATCAACTACTGGCGCAGATCTGCTTCTACCCGGAGGACGACGAGCTTTGCTCCGCCCCACCCACAGACGACGACATCAACAACGCACCGCCACGGCCGGAAAACGACGACGACATTGATCCGGATACCGACTACCGGGAAGACCTGGAAAACCTGCGTAACCGGATTCTCCAGGCCGTACGGACCCTGGAAGATGCAGACAACGAACGGGCCAGAACCTATCTACGCCGGGAGCTGAATGCCATCACCCGGGAAATCGGGCGCCGCTATTACCTGGCAGACCATAAAGCCAACCATGCCGCCAGCGACACCGAAATCAAGACGGTTGCAATCCGAAAGATCGGTGGGGAGCCAGAACTAGCTCAGTTGGAGGCAATCAGCAAACGGGAGCAGGATGTCGTTGTCCACTCCTGGAGCTGGCAAGACGCAGACGTAGACTACTTTGTGGCCGGGCCCAGTGGCGGAGAATCGGAGCTGCTGATCAACTTCAGACCAGGCAACACCTACCGCTGGGTACGCAAACAATTGCGGGTTGTTATCGATTGATCAGACTGTTCAGCGACCACCGGAATTCGCCACCGGTAACATCGTAAAGGGCTGGGTCCAATCCCTCTGTTCCGTGGGGCAGGCAGTCCCTTACAGTCACCGCTTCAGAGGCCGGACGGGATTGGTTGAATTTCGCCAGATCAATAATCCTGGCGGTTTTCAGGGGCTGGCAATCCGGGCCTTGCATCACCATCACCCGGGGCCATAGACGACGCTCTGGCGAGTGGGAAACCACCACACCCCGCTGGCCGTCGGACAGCTCCACCAGTGAACCGGTCGGGTAGATACCAATGGCCTGAATAAAGGCCTCAACCAGGTCCTCCTGGAATTCGATATTGCGCATGTCGTACAGCAGGGAAACCGCTTTAGCGGGGGTCAAGGGCTGCTGATCATCACGGGGTGCCGTCATCGATTCAAAAAACTCAGCGATGCCAGCCACCTTGGCCAGCAGCGGAATACGGTCTCCACGGATCCCCTGCGGGAAACCGGAACCGTTGTGACGTTCCCGATGCCCCTGCACCACACTCATCACCGCACGTGACAAGCCGGCGTGTTCAAGCAGTTTCACGCCCCGGGTTACGTAGCTACGATACTCCGCGTATTCCTCCGGCCCGAGTTGATGCTCGCGCATCAGCAGGTCTTTCGGCAGCTCGGTCTTGCCCACCTGAGACAGCAAACAACCGGTGCCAAGATGGTTCAGCAGGCCCTCATTCAGACCAAGCTGACGACCACAGACCAACGCCCAAACGGCGGTATTGATCGCATGGCGATAGATGTAATCGTCATACTGACGGGTGCGGCTCAGCCACAACAACGCATCCGGCTGGCGGGCAACACTTGCCACCATTTTACGGGCCACCTCGGCAGCCGGCCGAAGATCCGGCATCTGGCCAGATTGGGCTGTCGCGAATGTCTCCTTAAGCGCTTTCTCGGCATCCGCTAGCAAACGGCGGGAAGCCTTTACTTCTCTCTTGAGCGTGGTGGCGGTCTGGTAGATGACTGGCTCACGAATACTCAACGGAGCCAGTTGCAGCTCCTCCCGGCCGTTGGTACGGCTGGTGGACGCCTTACGGAAGGATTTTCCGGTCTCTTTACTCAGGGCGGCAGAATCCCGGCTCTCAGCCACATCGACCATCACCCACTTGCAGTGGGAAACCAGCGCCCGAATGTCGTTCTGGGAGCGGATATAGAAGCCCTGAATGGGGAACGGGGTCTGATGCCACGGCCGATCCAGGTCAGACACGAACATGCCGACCTCCAGATCATGAACCGCGATTTTCTTCTGCTGGACTCCCACCGCACACCTCAGAAAACTGGATTATTGGATATCAACCAGTTTGCCACTCTGGTTAAAAGACACCATTACAGTTTGGTATCCAAACACCACAGAAAGGAAACAAAGAGTAACGCAAGTTATCAAACCGCAACGAAATGTAGCATCGTGAACGGCATCACAGGCTGAATGCCACACTCGTCAGTCTTCTTTACACTCACTTTCGTTGAACGATGGCAGGCGGGCGCTGAGCGTGCCCCTGGGAACTTTTCTGGCGTGAACGGTATAAGCAACCGGCGACGGACGCAGATAATCCATGTTTACCTCGTCATCACCCCGCTTAACCACTACAGATTCCGGCCGGCAGCTCACCAGCAGGCCGAAACTCGACCCTATATCGGCGACACCCTGCAGGGTCGCTCCCTGCTCAACCGCTACACACACATCCTTGCCCGTAGCCGGCTGGCCAGTGGCTGCGATTCGGTCTTTCCCAGGCTCACCACAGGCCCTGATACCCTCGGCACAGGCGCCGCTGTCACTGTGGTTCTGGTCAGTGATACGCCACACCCTTTCGCTGCACTGGGTTTCCAGCCGGATAGGCGTCGCCTTGTTGTTGGCCAGCCACCAGCCGGGGTATTCGGCACTTTGCCAGGACACCCTCACCTGGCGGGTTTCGCCTGCGGAGGTCTCGGCCGGGAACATCGCATAGTGTGTGTAGTAACTGGCGCAGCCGTTCAACACAAGCAATGAACACAACATCGCCACTAACCCGGAACGCCCTGAAAAAGCGAAAGTCATCAGTAAAGCCGTCCTTTCAAAACTCAGACTCGAAGGCTTCCATTATCGGGATTGGGCGGGGACATTCCACGGACTATTCATCATTCTGGTCAAACTGCAGACCAAAACCGTCGTTGGTCTGCCGCACCACCACCATATCGAGTGTAGGTGCCGGCACCGGCAAACCCTGCACCTGCACGGTTACCTTGTCGCCTAACTGCGGCGCAAAAGGCTCGTCGTTGAGTACGATGAATACGCCTCCGTCCGAGATATCCCGGGTTGAAAACACGAATTCACCAAACTGTTCGTGTACCACCTTAACTTTCGCACTCAAAGCGGTGCGGCTGTGCACTCTGCGATCGTTGTCTACCATACCCCGGGAACCCTGCTTTTGGCCTGTTTTTTATAGTGTTATCAAGCATAACACCATTTTTACACAAATATCCCTCCGGCGTTATTGACTCAAACCGTGATAGCAATGAGAATAGTTGTCGTTTTTAACTGCCTGTGAGTTTATCTATCAGGTGAGCCAGACAAAAGGAAGGAAAACACTATGCGAATGAAACTAGCCGCTGCCGTTGCCATCGCCCTGACCGCTACACCAATGGCTGCCACCGCCGATGGCGAAGTAAACATCTATTCCTACCGTCAGGCTTATCTGCTGGAGCCGCTGTTAAACGCCTTTACCGATGAAACCGGCATCAAGACCAACGTTGTCTTCGCCAAGCAGGGTCTGGCAGAACGTCTGGAACGTGAAGGCCGTAACAGCCCGGCCGACGTGGTTATGACGGTCGATATCTCCCGCATCAACGAGCTGGTTGAAAAAAACCTGGTCGCGGAAGTAGACAGCGACACCGTTAACAAGAACATTCCGGAAAACCTGAGTCACCCGGACGGCAAGTGGTTTGCCCTGACCACCCGTGGTCGCCTGATCTTCACCTCCAAAGACCGGGTTGAAGAAGGCGAGATCAGCACCTACGAAGACCTGACCGATGCAAAATGGAAAGGCCGTATCTGCACCCGTAGCGGCAAGCACCCGTACAACGTAGCGCTGGTGTCTTCCATGATCGCCC from the Marinobacter sp. LQ44 genome contains:
- a CDS encoding HD-GYP domain-containing protein, yielding MGVQQKKIAVHDLEVGMFVSDLDRPWHQTPFPIQGFYIRSQNDIRALVSHCKWVMVDVAESRDSAALSKETGKSFRKASTSRTNGREELQLAPLSIREPVIYQTATTLKREVKASRRLLADAEKALKETFATAQSGQMPDLRPAAEVARKMVASVARQPDALLWLSRTRQYDDYIYRHAINTAVWALVCGRQLGLNEGLLNHLGTGCLLSQVGKTELPKDLLMREHQLGPEEYAEYRSYVTRGVKLLEHAGLSRAVMSVVQGHRERHNGSGFPQGIRGDRIPLLAKVAGIAEFFESMTAPRDDQQPLTPAKAVSLLYDMRNIEFQEDLVEAFIQAIGIYPTGSLVELSDGQRGVVVSHSPERRLWPRVMVMQGPDCQPLKTARIIDLAKFNQSRPASEAVTVRDCLPHGTEGLDPALYDVTGGEFRWSLNSLINR
- a CDS encoding PilZ domain-containing protein; translation: MVDNDRRVHSRTALSAKVKVVHEQFGEFVFSTRDISDGGVFIVLNDEPFAPQLGDKVTVQVQGLPVPAPTLDMVVVRQTNDGFGLQFDQNDE
- a CDS encoding Fe(3+) ABC transporter substrate-binding protein translates to MRMKLAAAVAIALTATPMAATADGEVNIYSYRQAYLLEPLLNAFTDETGIKTNVVFAKQGLAERLEREGRNSPADVVMTVDISRINELVEKNLVAEVDSDTVNKNIPENLSHPDGKWFALTTRGRLIFTSKDRVEEGEISTYEDLTDAKWKGRICTRSGKHPYNVALVSSMIAHHGEEKAQEWLQGVKNNLARKPQGGDRDQIKAIAEGVCDVALGNSYYYGNMLMDENQRPTAEQVNLVFPNTNDRGTHVNISGISLTQSAPNKDNAIRLIEFLSSPNAQRIYAEANSEYPANPEIKPTGMVAEWGEMKPDSLSLQEIANNRNAAVRLIDRVDYDG